Genomic segment of Melospiza georgiana isolate bMelGeo1 chromosome 12, bMelGeo1.pri, whole genome shotgun sequence:
CACTGACAATAAAATCTCTGCATTTTGTCCGTGATTCTAAAATTATTCAGTGCTTTGTTATGAATGTTAACTTATTTTAATCAACGGctgcaaacagaagaaaatatggCCTAACCCAGATGGCTGAACACATTTTTGAAATCTTGATACATCCTTACTTCAGTAAGATGAGGATGTTAAGGATGTTAAGATGAGGATGTTAAGGATGTTAAGATCAGGATGTTAAGGATGTTAAGGTGAGGATGTTAAGGATGTTAAGAAGGACTTCAGTaagatatttttatgttttttgaGTAATTTTGACTGAAGTTCTAAAGCAGTCATTTCTAAGCAGTCTATCCACACAGATAGGGGAATACATAGCACTATTCTCTGTTTACTGGTGATTACAATTTCGGTTCTTTCCCGGCTCCAGCTCTCCGGGCcgttcccagccctgcagtgaaaGCTCGGGAGTGTCCATGGCGGAGGGAATGCTCGCCGGGCGGAACGCTCGGCAGGGCCCCGCGGCGGAACGCTTTGGGCGAGGGACGCGCGGCCGGAAGCGGCGAGCAGAGCACTTCCGGCGCCCTCCCGCCTCGCCGCCCCATGGCCGCGTCCGTGGTGAgtccgggccgggccgggaaGCGCCGGGAAGCGCGGCCCGGGGCCGGGGAGCGCGGGGTGTCCGCCTCGGGAGGGTGCTGCGGGCCACAGGGCGGCCGTGGGAGCGCGGGGAGGCCGCCGGCAGCGTCCCGGCGCCGTGGGACGcggagcgggcagggcagggcagggcggcAGCGCCTCAGCGCGGGCTGCGGGCAGGGGCCGCTCCCGCCTCCCCGGGGTCCCGGGGCTGCGCGGGGCCCGTGCGGGGCGGCCTCAGCGTGTTCCTGCAGGGGCCTTGGGGCAGAGGGGAGCTCGGTGAGGCCCTCGGCAGGGCCGGGTGCGTTGGAAAACTTGGAGTTGGCCCCAGAGGCTTGGAGAAGTTGATTTGAGGGTGGTTGTTGGTTGGATTTTTCAATCATGGCTTTCCTGCTAGAAGCGGGGAAGGAGGGTTTCTGGGTGAGATGGTTGGAACCCGTCTCCATGCTCGGAGATGTCCGCACGtggcaggaggcaggaggaggactCGGCTGTCAGAGTTAGCCCGGAAAGTGGATCAGCCTCTGGGGCCAGCGCTGCTTTGAAAAGGGACTAGGTGACCTCCAGAAGTTTATTCCAGCCTGAACTGTTCACAGAGTTTAAAACTTTGTTGGTTATGGCTGTAAAACTTGCAAAACCGACAGAGCTGAATTGCTGTTAGACTTCTCTTGCAGGTACCCCAAGGGCCGGTTCCAGGCTCTGGCACCCCTGCAGTGCCCTCTCACGGCCACCGTGTGTGAGGGGAACTGCAGGGGAGGGtttgggagagctgctggggctcccGGGCCCTGCTGTCACTGCCCAGTTACTGCTCCCGGGGACAGCTCTGACAGCCCAGAGCCCCTCCGGGCACTTGTGGGACTGGCAGTGGCCTGCGAGTCCGGGAGCTGCTGGGCGGGGAGGGGAGGAGCAGTTTGTGTCCAtgcaggggagaggagagggcacAGAAACTTGATTGGCTTTGTTGGATAAACAGGGATTGTTTGCTGGGCCTTGGCTTCTGTTCAGAGTGGAGTTTTCTTGTGTTAATCCTGGAGGGATTCCTGGTGCTTCTGGAGAATATTCAGTGAAAGCAGCCAAGAAAATGCAAGCAGTGAAATTGCTCAGCACTGGTTGAGTTGCAGATACTGGGAGTATAATACTGAAATAGGACAGTgataaataaaagcattttaaacaaTTGATAAGAGAATCAAATGCAGATGTATGGATGTATGGGCAGGAAATTCAGGATCTGCTTTCCAGGATGTCCCAGTTCAGGGTCTGTAACAGATGCACAAACTGAGCCAATAACCCAGTGAGATCCCAGTGCAGTGGTGGGACCACAAAGGCTTTTACCTGGGGGTGAATGCAAGTGGAGAGGGGTGAGGGAAATGATGAGGGGTGAGGAGAAGTGTTTGGGTGTGACCTGTGGGTACAGCACTGATCCCTTCTAGAAGGAATACAGCCAGATGTTGGTGTTCTCTCTCTTACTGTACTTTATATTTCTGTAGATAAAGGTATGTTAAAAATGAGATTAGGATGGCAGTGTGATGGGGTTCTTGCTAGTTCTCAGAAGTATCTGAATAAATCTTATTCTTTAACTTCATTTCAGAACAGCCATCACAGCAACAACTGTTTTCCTTGAATAATTGTGTGGCCACACTACCTGCAGCCAGCTGTAGCCCATTTTCCAGtgtaaatatttgtaatttaaatGCAATAACTATATCAGCATTCAAAACTAATGCTGAAACTGTCACCTAACAGCCTAACAGCTGGTACTTCTGCAAGTAGAAAAGGAGCTTAGAATAAATTCAACATGATTTGAAGTCAAAGTGACTTGCAGAAGAAATTGAGTCAATCATTGGATTGCATAACTAAAATTTGATCTGATTTCTTCCCTCCAGGATTTCAAAACCTATGTGGATCAAGCTTGTAGAGCTGCAGATGAGTTTGTCAATATTTACTATGAGACAATGGACAAGAGGAGAAGGGTATGTAGCTGTTTTGACAATAGTTAGAACTGTCCTGGCActgtttgtttgcatttctggCTGCCATTACACACAAAGCACCTGAGCATGGTGACCATgggctgcactgcagctgctcctcagctcctgcacagcattttgtctcctgtgcagccttgctggaaaaggggctgctcagcagtgcctTAGGCTTCTCATGGCCCTGGTTCACCTGGTGTGcagctgtgtctgcagctgcaggatttGCTCAGTCCAGGGCAGCAGAACTTGCTTGATTTCCCCTTGAGGTCAGGatttagcttttttttcccccccaaaccTCTTCCATTAGCAGTTACCACTTTTGGTTCTGGGGTTTTTCTGAGTGCCTGAAGCTGAAGCAGTACAGCTGTGTTTGCTCTGCAAGTCTTCCTGGAGCACACTGATGGGGTACCATGTGACAAATGTTCACCAAAAGAGCCTTGGAGACCAATCCTTGGAATTTTAAATGTGCTGTAGTTGCAATTCAGTGTGTGAAAGTACCAGCAGCCCCATGTAACTGCACACATGAGTGGGGTGTGTCAGCACCTTGGAGGAGAGTTGGGCAGTTACTCACCTCTGACAGCTTATGAAACATTTGGGAAGTTCTGgtttgctgctgtgctcttcAAGTTTCACCTGTTCCTGCTCTtgttcacctttttttttttaacctgaaattATAATATCCTGACCTAAACTGTGTTGTGTGGACACTTTCCctctcagaagaaaagaaaagaaaatcagtgaTAAATTTACAGTGGAAAGTAGCACTGTCCTTTTGTTAGCAACCACTTCAGTTCTGTCATTACCTTTGTTAAAGGGATGTTATCAGTATTTGAGCTATGAGTCACTGTGCTactcagaaaggaaaatgtgttaGTTTTAATTCTTGGTCAGGAGCACTGGTTGTTAAAAGGAGCTACTGTTTCAGGAAAGCATTTTATCTGTCAAACTAACAGAAGAAATCAGTAATTCACAGTGTAAGTTTTGTATGTTGTTCATTATATGCTTACATATTTTCCCTAAATGTGTATTTTCATAATCACTCAGGCTTTAACCAGACTGTATTTGGACAAAGCAACATTAGTTTGGAATGGAAATGCAGTGTCTGGGCAAGAAGAACTAAATAAGTTTTTTGAAATGTTGCCATCAAGTGAATTCCAGGTTAATGTGTTGGACTGCCAGCCTGTTCACGGTAAGGTtgtattataatttatttagttctttttcattctttttaacTATTGAAAGTGAGCAGTTATTATAGGGCTTAATAATTCCTTTGGAATAAGCTTAGAGAAAATACCAAGGGTTGAAATGTTAAGTTGTGCTTAAATAAAGCACAAATCAAGAGATGCAGCAATTATACACTTTTTTTCATGTCTGGGAAAATACTTCAAGGACTTTTTTTGTTTAGATCATATTCAGATGTGATCTATTTTCATGTATGGAAAATGTCTGGCTTACCAGGTTATGTTGTGCTTGGGAGACCCCTTATGGTGGCCTCTTGTACTGACCTGCAGTATCATGTGAACAAATGGTTATTAACCTGTGTGTACTTTGGTTTCTTTACATCTAGAATAGGTGTTAAGTTCTTTAGATTTCTGATTAACAACTCCTAAACTCAATCTCATAATTGAGAAGTTAATAAATGGCTTCTAATGGACATTTTGGGAATACAAGTAAGGGAAAAGCCTGTGGTCAAACACACTTGCTTTGCTCTGCTGTGAAAGATATCATTTCTAATAACCGGGGGGGAAAAGTATATGCAAGTTGCTAAATATCTCTATGTGTGTATATCTGGAGTAATGAGAGCTCACTCTAAGCACAAATGGAGGTGTTTGTCAGTGCTCTAAAATGAAGAGCAGGAGATGAAAGTGGCAAAGCCATTGCCGAGCCGTGTTGGTGAACGCACCGCTGTCTGTGTAGGAACGCTGCACCAGAGCTGCACTCCCCTGCCCGTACCCAGCTGTTAGCCTGGCGCAGTGTAACCACACTTGAACCAAGCTTCTGTGTGCATTTCCTGCCTCTTTACCTGCTAGTCTTTGTTTGAGTTGTTTTCTTCATCATTTCATACCTCCTTGTGAAGAGCAAGCTACTCAAGGCCAGACAACAGTCCTCGTGGTGACAAGTGGGACTGTCAAATTTGATGGGGATAAGCAGCGCTACTTCAATCAGAACTTCCTGCTGACAGCACAGGCC
This window contains:
- the NXT2 gene encoding NTF2-related export protein 2, producing the protein MAASVDFKTYVDQACRAADEFVNIYYETMDKRRRALTRLYLDKATLVWNGNAVSGQEELNKFFEMLPSSEFQVNVLDCQPVHEQATQGQTTVLVVTSGTVKFDGDKQRYFNQNFLLTAQATPTNTVWKIAGDCFRFQDWAS